A window of the Lolium perenne isolate Kyuss_39 chromosome 7, Kyuss_2.0, whole genome shotgun sequence genome harbors these coding sequences:
- the LOC127312537 gene encoding BTB/POZ and MATH domain-containing protein 2-like: protein MAASQSPIVRVPSRCTPETARATVAFEVIGYSLHKGLGRAKYLSSEAFSVGGYEWCIRYYPDGYREKGPEDYVSVSLRLLTKNAEVRALYTFKLVDPVTGQSHVVRCPGLPQLFDNTNAWGCLLFMKRTVEQESKYLRDDRLLIECDLEVIKEKQLPPSDLSENLAKLLAEKKGADVTFSVQGEVFPAHRVVLAMRSPVFDADLDGPMGDNGRQEITIEDMQPTVFKAFLHFIYTDSMPSMDDLADDDKTEMVKHLLVAADKYALERMKMICEGILCKSLDVETVATILALADQHHCSNLKDACIEFMLSSNRIDDVVASQGYVHLKRSCPDVIVDVFERAAKSRKI, encoded by the coding sequence ATGGCAGCATCGCAGAGTCCCATAGTGAGGGTACCATCGAGGTGCACCCCGGAGACGGCACGGGCCACGGTCGCGTTCGAGGTCATTGGCTACAGCCTGCACAAGGGCCTTGGCAGAGCCAAATACCTCTCTTCCGAGGCCTTCTCCGTCGGCGGCTACGAATGGTGCATCCGCTACTACCCGGACGGATACAGAGAAAAGGGGCCTGAAGACTACGTCTCTGTCTCCCTCAGGCTCTTGACCAAGAACGCCGAGGTGAGGGCGCTCTACACCTTCAAGCTTGTGGATCCGGTTACGGGGCAGTCGCATGTGGTGCGCTGCCCGGGACTGCCACAACTATTCGACAATACAAATGCTTGGGGATGCCTGCTGTTCATGAAGAGGACTGTTGAACAAGAGTCCAAGTACCTGCGGGACGACCGCCTTCTAATCGAGTGCGACCTTGAGGTTATCAAGGAAAAACAGTTGCCACCGTCCGACTTGTCGGAAAATCTTGCAAAattgttggcggagaagaaaggagCCGACGTCACTTTCAGTGTTCAAGGGGAAGTTTTCCCTGCACACAGGGTTGTTCTTGCAATGCGGTCGCCGGTCTTCGATGCGGATTTAGACGGCCCGATGGGGGACAATGGGAGGCAGGAAATAACCATTGAGGACATGCAGCCTACTGTTTTCAAGGCATTTCTTCACTTCATCTACACGGATTCGATGCCTTCCATGGATGACCTTGCTGATGATGACAAAACAGAGATGGTTAAGCACTTGCTTGTGGCTGCAGATAAGTATGCCCTGGAAAGGATGAAGATGATATGTGAAGGAATCCTATGCAAGAGTCTTGATGTCGAGACTGTGGCGACCATATTAGCCCTAGCTGACCAGCATCATTGCAGCAACCTCAAAGATGCTTGCATTGAATTTATGCTCTCTTCAAATAGGATCGATGATGTGGTTGCAAGCCAAGGGTATGTACACCTAAAAAGATCTTGTCCCGATGTGATTGTAGATGTGTTTGAGAGGGCAGCCAAGTCCCGTAAAATTTAG
- the LOC139833767 gene encoding protein FAR1-RELATED SEQUENCE 5-like, translated as MDETMSVVCEVENVPGIGVHGDESDNSRTGLGNESLSGRENIFVGSRSDNSMSSEHGMEAIINMDDIDNDYERDISDDVELDENSNEEIFGLENVYDYYGESDMENCFYDESVVGKHYVEAKPSNSNESHVDDGDDANLSQACQAEDTIELYMMIKEMTFPSEEAAFEFYNSYANDNGFSIRLDKVRYSKKITKHRRYRRFLCSREGERDPKLMTEEGHSRRLRPLSRCNCEAHMTVKLNEKLGFWYVDSFDDKHSHTLARADETPFLWSHRKIRDHQKAEILAMGAAGIRKHTIMDSMISRSGWYGGVGYVRRDLYNLCGKEKRKLLAKGDAATTIGIMLSRKEKDPSFYFDYDLDEEGRLKRMFWCDSQSVQDYEDYGDVLVFNSTYKMNRYRMPFIPFVGLNNHRRTTVFGCAIVSDEKEETYVWLLQTFLKAMCQKKPLSVITDADSAMIRAIRTVFPDVWHRICSWHVEKNMKIHLSHKSLGEFRSMLYYSTSIAEFEQRWQAFLKRWKTENTEIWLRRMYRKRHLWAAAFLTEGFWLGMKSNQRSESLNSCLHLHLDGEMTLVDMILHYENCITRIRENEAHDDCTASQTLPVPVTSCRDLEVFATHVFTPANFYILQLDLRLVRYSG; from the exons ATGGATGAGACGATGTCTGTTGTTTGTGAGGTAGAGAATGTTCCTGGAATTGGAGTTCATGGAGATGAGTCAGATAATTCTAGAACGGGGCTTGGTAATGAATCTTTGTCAGGGAGGGAGAATATTTTCGTTGGTTCAAGGTCAGATAATTCCATGAGCTCAGAGCATGGGATGGAAGCAATTATTAAT ATGGACGACATTGACAATGATTATGAGAGAGATATTAGTGATGATGTTGAGTTGGATGAAAACAGCAATGAG GAAATATTTGGACTTGAAAATGTGTATGACTATTATGGTGAATCCGACATGGAGAATTGTTTTTATGATGAGTCAGTAGTTGGCAAACATTATGTGGAAGCAAAGCCGTCGAATAGCAATGAG TCCCatgttgatgatggtgatgacgcgAACCTCAGTCAAGCTTGTCAGGCAGAGGATACGATAGAGTTGTACATGATGATAAAGGAGATGACTTTTCCTAGTGAAGAAGCTGCATTCGAATTCTACAACAGCTATGCCAACGATAATGGATTCAGCATCAGATTGGATAAGGTcagatatagcaaaaaaattacgAAACATAGGCGTTACAGGCGTTTTTTGTGTTCAAGGGAAGGTGAGCGTGATCCAAAGTTGATGACCGAAGAGGGACATAGCCGGAGGCTCAGACCACTGTCTCGATGCAACTGTGAGGCGCACATGACTGTGAAGCTGAATGAAAAACTTGGTTTCTGGTATGTTGATAGTTTTGATGACAAGCACAGTCATACGTTAGCAAGAGCGGATGAAACACCTTTTCTTTGGTCGCATAGAAAAATCAGAGATCATCAGAAGGCTGAGATCTTAGCTATGGGAGCTGCAGGTATTAGGAAGCACACCATAATGGATTCCATGATTAGCAGAAGTGGATGGTATGGCGGCGTTGGGTACGTCCGACGGGATCTGTACAACCTTTGCGGCAAGGAAAAGAGGAAACTACTTGCGAAGGGTGATGCTGCCACGACCATAGGCATTATGCTCAGCAGAAAGGAGAAGGACCCAAGTTTTTATTtcgactatgacttggatgaagaAGGACGGCTGAAGAGAATGTTCTGGTGTGACTCGCAGTCTGTACAGGACTATGAGGACTATGGAGATGTGCTTGTGTTTAACAGCACGTACAAGATGAATCGCTATCGTATGCCATTCATACCTTTTGTTGGTCTAAACAATCACCGTAGGACTACGGTTTTTGGTTGTGCCATAGTTTCAGATGAGAAAGAAGAAACTTATGTGTGGTTGCTGCAAACATTTCTGAAGGCAATGTGTCAGAAGAAGCCTTTGAGTGTAATTACGGACGCCGACTCAGCGATGATTAGGGCAATCCGCACTGTATTTCCCGATGTCTGGCACCGCATATGTTCTTGGCATGTTGAAAAAAATATGAAGATCCATCTCAGTCACAAGTCGTTGGGCGAGTTCCGGTCTATGTTGTACTATAGCACGTCCATAGCCGAATTTGAGCAGAGATGGCAGGCTTTTTTAAAAAGATGGAAGACAGAGAACACGGAAATTTGGTTGAGGAGGATGTACAGGAAGAGGCACCTGTGGGCTGCAGCTTTTCTGACAGAGGGTTTTTGGCTTGGTATGAAGAGCAACCAGCGGAGTGAAAGTCTGAATTCCTGCCTTCACCTGCACCTTGATGGAGAAATGACTTTGGTGGACATGATATTGCACTATGAGAATTGCATTACCCGCATCCGTGAGAACGAGGCACATGATGACTGCACGGCCTCACAGACATTACCTGTGCCCGTAACAAGCTGCAGGGATCTGGAGGTATTTGCTACCCACGTGTTTACGCCGGCAAACTTCTATATATTGCAGCTAGATTTGAG GTTGGTCAGGTACAGCGGATAG
- the LOC127314753 gene encoding FACT complex subunit SPT16 encodes MADNGKAKSGSAGAYTINLENFSKRLKVFYDHWNVNNSDLWGSSDAIAIATPPSSDDLRYLKSSALDVWLLGYEFPETIIVFTHKQIHFLCSQKKANLIGTLKNAANEAVGADIALHVKGKNGDGIDLMDDILQAVCAQSKSDTPVVGHLAKEAPEGKLLETWAEKLSGESVQLIDVTNGFSELFAVKDATEIICVKKAAYLTSSVMKNFVVPNMEKVIDEERKVSHSSLMDDTEKIILDPLKAKVKLKAENIDICYPPVFQSGGKFDLKPGASSNDDYLYYDSASVIICAIGSRYSNYCSNVARTFLIDATLTQSKAYETLLKAQEAALAACKPGNQMCAVYQAAVAVFEKNAPELLPNLTKSAGTGMGLEFRESGLNLNAKNDRLIKEGMVFNVCLGLSNVQAETNNEKTKQFSLLLADTALVSDKTVEILTNCSKAVKDVAYSFNEDEEDTPKPKRPKVEPNGLEAVPSKATLRSDNQEMSKEELRRQHQAELARQKNEETARRLAGDGSGSGNGRGPSKASNELVAYKNVNDVPYSRELVIQVDQRNEAVLLPIYGSMVPFHVSTVKSVTSHQDNRTCTIRIFFNVPGMPFSNDNNLKSQGAIYLKEITFRSKDPRHSSEVVQQIKTLRRQVASRESERAERATLVTQEKLQQASTKLKQMRLNDVWIRPASGGRGRKLTGTLEAHVNGFRYSNSRADERVDIMYGNVKHAFFQPAEKEMITLLHFHLHNHIMVGNKKTKDVQFYVEVMDVVQTVGGSRRSALDPDEIEEEQRERDRKNRINMEFQNYVNKVNDHWSQPQFKGLDLEFDIPLRELGFHGVPYKASAFIIPTSTCLVELIETPFLVVTLGEIEIVNLERVGFGTKNFDMAIVLKDFKKDVLRIDSIPSTSLDAIKEWLDTTDLKYYESRLNLNWRPILKTIIDDPRKFVDDGGWEFLNMEGSDSEVEESEESDQGYEPSDAEPESESEEDDSDSASLVESDDDEEEDSEVDSEEEKGKTWDELEREATNADRDHGAESDSEEERRRRKVKTFSKPRPSSERGNLTSISKPRPPERGNAGSSSKPRPPERGNASSSKPRPPPERSSGMKSRPPPDRGSSKGGPLKKPKFR; translated from the coding sequence ATGGCTGATAATGGTAAAGCAAAGTCAGGATCAGCAGGAGCCTATACAATCAATTTAGAGAACTTCAGTAAGCGACTGAAGGTGTTCTATGACCATTGGAATGTAAACAATTCTGATCTTTGGGGTTCTTCTGATGCCATTGCTATTGCTACTCCACCTTCTTCCGACGATCTGCGTTATTTGAAGTCCTCAGCTCTGGATGTTTGGTTACTTGGATACGAGTTTCCAGAAACCATTATTGTTTTCACGCACAAGCAAATACATTTCTTATGCAGCCAGAAGAAAGCAAATCTCATTGGAACCCTCAAGAATGCTGCAAATGAGGCTGTTGGTGCTGATATTGCCTTGCACGTGAAGGGTAAGAATGGGGATGGCATTGACCTGATGGATGACATACTGCAAGCCGTTTGTGCTCAGTCGAAATCTGACACCCCAGTTGTTGGTCACCTTGCAAAAGAGGCACCTGAGGGTAAGCTTCTCGAAACATGGGCAGAAAAGCTATCTGGGGAATCTGTACAGCTTATTGATGTCACAAATGGCTTTTCTGAGCTTTTTGCTGTGAAGGATGCCACGGAGATTATCTGTGTGAAAAAGGCTGCTTATCTAACTTCATCTGTAATGAAGAACTTTGTGGTTCCAAACATGGAGAAGGTTATTGATGAGGAGAGGAAAGTCTCACACTCCTCACTGATGGATGACACAGAGAAGATTATTCTTGATCCTTTGAAGGCCAAGGTAAAGTTGAAGGCTGAAAATATTGATATATGCTATCCTCCTGTCTTTCAAAGCGGGGGGAAGTTCGATCTTAAGCCAGGTGCCTCCAGCAATGATGATTATCTCTACTATGACTCTGCAAGTGTTATCATTTGTGCAATTGGATCCAGGTACAGCAACTATTGTTCCAATGTTGCCAGAACATTTCTGATAGATGCTACCCTGACACAGAGTAAAGCATATGAGACACTTTTGAAAGCCCAGGAAGCTGCTTTAGCAGCATGTAAGCCAGGGAATCAGATGTGCGCAGTTTATCAGGCTGCAGTTGCAGTCTTTGAGAAGAATGCGCCTGAGCTACTTCCTAATCTAACAAAGTCAGCTGGAACTGGAATGGGCCTTGAGTTCCGAGAATCTGGCTTAAACTTAAATGCAAAGAATGACCGTCTGATAAAAGAGGGCATGGTTTTCAATGTATGTCTTGGTTTGAGTAATGTCCAAGCAGAAACAAACAATGAGAAGACAAAACAGTTTTCTTTGTTATTAGCTGATACAGCTTTGGTTAGTGACAAGACAGTAGAGATCTTAACAAATTGCTCGAAGGCTGTTAAAGATGTTGCATACTCGTTTAATGAAGATGAGGAAGATACTCCTAAGCCTAAACGGCCTAAGGTTGAGCCGAATGGCCTGGAAGCAGTACCATCCAAGGCGACACTTCGATCGGACAACCAGGAGATGTCCAAGGAAGAGCTCCGGAGACAGCACCAGGCTGAACTTGCTCGTCAAAAGAATGAAGAGACTGCTAGAAGGCTTGCTGGGGATGGTTCTGGTTCCGGTAACGGACGTGGTCCTTCTAAGGCTTCGAATGAGCTTGTTGCATACAAGAATGTTAATGATGTGCCTTATTCAAGAGAGTTGGTGATACAAGTAGATCAGAGGAATGAAGCTGTTCTCTTGCCTATTTATGGCAGTATGGTCCCTTTCCATGTTTCTACTGTTAAGAGTGTGACTAGCCACCAAGACAACCGCACCTGCACCATCCGCATTTTCTTTAATGTACCTGGCATGCCATTCTCAAATGATAACAATCTGAAGTCTCAAGGAGCTATCTACTTGAAAGAGATCACATTCCGATCAAAGGATCCACGGCATAGCAGTGAAGTTGTTCAGCAGATCAAAACATTGAGGAGGCAGGTTGCTTCAAGGGAGTCAGAGAGAGCTGAAAGGGCCACCCTTGTTACTCAGGAGAAACTGCAGCAGGCAAGCACAAAATTGAAGCAAATGAGGCTTAACGATGTGTGGATACGGCCTGCATCTGGTGGTCGTGGGAGGAAGTTGACAGGAACTCTTGAGGCTCATGTTAATGGTTTCAGATATTCCAATTCAAGGGCTGATGAGCGTGTGGATATCATGTACGGGAATGTAAAACATGCTTTCTTCCAGCCAGCAGAAAAAGAAATGATCACCCTCCTTCATTTCCATTTGCACAATCATATCATGGTTGGAAACAAGAAAACTAAGGATGTTCAATTTTACGTTGAAGTGATGGATGTTGTTCAGACTGTCGGTGGCAGTAGAAGATCGGCCCTTGATCCTGATGAGATTGAAGAGGAGCAGCGTGAGAGGGATCGGAAGAACAGAATTAACATGGAGTTCCAGAACTATGTGAACAAGGTTAATGACCACTGGTCGCAGCCACAGTTCAAGGGGCTTGATCTGGAGTTTGATATCCCGCTTAGAGAGCTTGGATTCCATGGGGTCCCGTACAAAGCTTCAGCTTTCATCATTCCAACGTCAACTTGCTTGGTTGAGCTAATTGAGACTCCCTTCCTGGTGGTCACACTCGGTGAGATAGAGATTGTTAATCTAGAGAGGGTGGGCTTTGGAACGAAGAACTTTGACATGGCTATCGTGCTTAAGGACTTCAAGAAGGATGTTCTTCGCATCGATTCCATTCCATCGACATCACTTGATGCAATAAAGGAGTGGCTTGACACCACTGATCTCAAATACTATGAGAGCAGGCTGAACTTGAATTGGCGTCCTATTCTGAAAACTATCATTGATGATCCTCGGAAGTTTGTTGATGATGGTGGCTGGGAGTTCTTGAATATGGAGGGAAGTGATTCTGAGGTGGAGGAATCAGAGGAATCAGATCAGGGGTATGAGCCTTCTGATGCTGAGCCCGAGTCTGAATCAGAAGAAGATGATTCCGACAGTGCGTCTTTGGTGGAAtcagatgatgacgaggaggaggattcgGAAGTAGACTCTGAGGAAGAGAAAGGCAAGACCTGGGATGAGCTGGAACGGGAGGCAACCAATGCAGACAGGGATCATGGTGCAGAATCAGACAGCGAGGAAGAAAGAAGGCGTCGCAAGGTCAAGACTTTCAGCAAGCCCCGCCCATCATCGGAACGTGGCAACCTGACTAGCATCAGCAAGCCTCGTCCACCAGAACGCGGTAATGCTGGCAGCAGCAGCAAGCCTCGTCCACCAGAACGCGGAAATGCTAGCAGCAGCAAGCCTCGTCCACCGCCAGAACGTAGTAGCGGCATGAAATCTCGTCCACCGCCAGATCGGGGCAGCTCCAAGGGAGGGCCTTTAAAGAAGCCGAAGTTCAGGTGA